The following coding sequences lie in one Apium graveolens cultivar Ventura chromosome 1, ASM990537v1, whole genome shotgun sequence genomic window:
- the LOC141702891 gene encoding uncharacterized protein LOC141702891, which produces MLKLLAEMLPAKNELPTSTYEAKKILCPMGMNVKKIHACPNDCVLFRKEHEHLHTCPKCGASRYKRDGNNSSINDKRPPVKVLRYLPIVERLRRLFANSNDAKLVRWHVEGRKSDGMLRHPADSPQWRTIDGKFLEFGGEVRNLRLGLCADGMNPYRTLSSTHSTWQVLLTIYNLPPWLCMKRKYIMLTLLIPGPKEAGNNIDVYLQPLIEDLKLLWDHGDKMYDAYSQIYFNLRAIIFCTISDFPGYGNLSVYMGHRTFLPLTHPYRKRKNDFDGTIETRVARFPLTGKEVFERVKDIDVVLGKLYKKPTPNSIWKKRSIFWDLPYWEHLQVRHCLDFMHIEKNVCESIIGTLLNIPGKTKDGMKARLDLQELGVRAELVPQQSGKRAYLPPACYTLSRKEKISFCECLSSVKVPSGYSSNPKNLVSMKDLKLLGLKSYDCHMLMQHLLPVAIRGILPRHVRVVITKLCFFFNAICSKVIDPLTLDKFQADIIVTLCEFEMYFLHSFFDIMVHLVTHLVREIKICGPLYVRQMYPFERFLCILKAYVRNRRHPEASIVEGYSVEETIEFCTDYLASTDPVGIPRSRHEGRLDGQGTVGHKMITPGAEMLDRAHLFVLQHMTEVNPYLQEHILEIRRKNPSKGGKWVTNEHNRSFVKWFKDRVMSQYSKSPSTVSNTLKWLAYGPNMPLSSFQGYDVNGYSFYTQHQDNKSTVQNSGISIEAFSTEFERGNSIASRDVKKSYYGVIEEI; this is translated from the exons ATGCTGAAACTTTTAGCAGAAATGCTTCCTGCAAAAAATGAGCTTCCCACTTCCACATACGAGGCGAAGAAGATATTATGTCCAATGGGTATGAATGTAAAGAAGATACATGCTTGTCCAAATGATTGTGTGCTCTTTCGCAAGGAGCATGAACATTTACACACATGTCCAAAGTGTGGAGCCTCCCGATATAAGCGGGATGGAAATAATTCTTCTATTAATGACAAGAGGCCTCCTGTCAAGGTGTTGCGCTACTTACCCATAGTGGAACGATTGAGACGTCTCTTTGCAAATTCCAATGATGCAAAGCTTGTAAGGTGGCACGTGGAAGGGAGAAAATCAGATGGAATGCTCCGACACCCGGCTGACTCTCCGCAATGGAGAACCATTGATGGTAAATTCCTAGAATTTGGAGGAGAAGTTAGAAATCTACGACTAGGGCTTTGTGCAGACGGCATGAATCCGTATCGCACTCTAAGCTCTACACATAGCACTTGGCAGGTTCTTCTAACGATATATAACTTGCCTCCTTGGCTATGCATGAAGCGTAAGTACATCATGTTGACATTGTTAATCCCTGGTCCTAAAGAAGCTGGAAATAATATAGATGTTTATCTTCAGCCACTTATTGAGGATTTAAAGTTATTGTGGGATCACGGTGATAAGATGTATGATGCATACAGTCAGATATATTTCAATTTGCGTGCCATAATCTTCTGCACTATAAGTGACTTTCCCGGCTATGGTAACCTCTCAG TATATATGGGTCATCGCACGTTTCTTCCACTTACTCACCCTTATCGTAAGAGGAAAAACGATTTTGATGGGACTATCGAGACTCGAGTGGCTCGTTTTCCTTTAACCGGGAAGGAGGTCTTTGAACGAGTTAAAGACATTGATGTTGTTCTTGGGAAGCTGTATAAAAAGCCAACTCCGAATAGTatttggaagaaaagatctaTATTTTGGGATCTACCATATTGGGAACACTTGCAAGTGAGACATTGCCTTGACTTTATGCATATTGAAAAAAATGTTTGTGAAAGCATTATTGGGACACTATTGAATATACCTGGTAAGACGAAGGATGGGATGAAAGCCAGGCTAGACTTGCAAGAGCTGGGTGTACGAGCTGAGCTAGTACCACAACAATCTGGTAAACGTGCGTATCTACCTCCCGCTTGTTACACTTTGTCCAGGAAAGAGAAAATAAGCTTTTGTGAGTGTTTATCAAGTGTCAAAGTTCCATCTGGATATTCCTCAAATCCAAAAAACCTCGTCTCAATGAAAGACTTGAAGCTTCTAGGTTTGAAGTCATATGATTGTCACATGCTAATGCAACATCTTCTACCGGTTGCAATTCGAGGCATATTGCCGAGGCACGTGAGAGTGGTCATCACGAAATTGTGCTTCTTCTTTAATGCTATATGTAGCAAGGTCATCGATCCCTTGACTTTGGATAAATTCCAAGCTGATATTATAGTCACACTTTGTGAATTTGAAATGTATTTCCTACATTCATTCTTCGACATTATGGTGCATTTAGTGACTCATCTTGTGAGAGAGATAAAAATTTGTGGTCCTTTGTATGTACGTCAAATGTATCCTTTCGAGAGGTTTCTGTGCATTTTAAAAGCATATGTGAGAAATCGGCGTCATCCTGAAGCAAGCATAGTTGAAGGGTATTCGGTTGAAGAGACTATTGAATTTTGCACGGACTATCTAGCATCTACCGATCCAGTTGGAATTCCGAGATCTCGTCATGAAGGTAGACTTGACGGTCAGGGTACAGTAGGACATAAAATGATCACTCCCGGTGCTGAAATGCTTGATAGAGCCCATCTCTTTGTTCTACAACACATGACAGAAGTTAATCCTTACTTACAAGAGCACATATTGGAGATTCGACGAAAGAATCCCTCTAAGGGTGGCAAGTGGGTTACAAATGAACATAATCGATCTTTTGTGAAATGGTTTAAAGATCGAGTGATGTCTCAATATTCAAAAAGTCCTTCAACAGTTTCCAATACTCTGAAGTGGTTAGCTTATGGCCCAAACATGCCACTGAGTTCTTTCCAAGGATATGATGTAAATGGGTACAGTTTCTACACACAACATCAAGATAATAAGAGCACCGTGCAAAATAGTGGAATATCTATAGAAGCTTTTTCAACAGAATTTGAAAGAGGCAATTCCATTGCATCACGAGATGTAAAAAAGTCTTATTATGGGGTGATTGAGGAAATCTAG